The stretch of DNA GCTGAGGCTATCCCCTAGACCCGTGATATTGCGATGGCCGATATCGGCACCGACCCGCTCGGATCCAACGCTGGGTGGTGAATAGTTATCCACACTTGCGCCCCCAAACCAGGGCGACGCCTCATCCACCCGCACAATCAGCACACTCTGCCCCACCTCACCGCTGGCCCGCAGACTGGCTTCAATATTGTCGAAAAGTGGATCAGCTCGTAGCAGCCGCAACTGTTCTTCCAACTGCTCAGCCTGGAGAGGGGTACCGGCTCCTAGCTCAATGCGATCGCGTACGTAGCTCTGGCGTAGGCGCTGGAGTCCTTCAATTTGGATTTCTGCCAAACTGCCTTCCACCACCTGAATGCGCACGACGCCATCGGTAATGGGTTGGTCTACCAAAATAGCCCGAGATGTAAGATAGCCATCATCTAGGTAGAGCTGGGTAATCGCATCGGCGGCCTGTTGGAGATCAGTTAAGGTAACCGTTTGATTCTCCAAGGGCTGAATGATGGGCGCGAAGTCCTGCTGATCAAAAATGGTGCTGCCCAACACCTCTAGGGTGCGGATGGGAAACTGGACATCCGGCTGACTTGGCAAACCCGTTGGCGGACTGGGGTCTACTTCTGGCTGCAGCACTGGCTCGTCAGCATCGGGCAGGGTCAGATCGGGGGGCTCTTGCAAAAAGCGATCGTCCGGATCTGACTGCTGGGCTACATAGACTGGCGATAGCTCAGCCGCAGAATCTAACGGTGTAAGACTCTGGGGCATTCCTGGCGTGGGGAGCAGCTCAGAGGGAAGCGTGGACGGACTAAAAACCTGGGTATCTAATGGTTCTTGAGGTTGAGGAACAATGGGTGCTGCGATCGCTTCCTGGGGCATACCCATTGCAGCGATCGCAAGTCCTGACATCCAAACTGATAGGCGCTGAACCATGAAACTTCTCCAGTAATGACCATACCGATTCAACACCCTATCGGTATCTACCGAGCCATATCAAATCCGGTTGAATGTCTATGGCTAGGACATTGGCTAGGACATGCTGGCTTCGATCCCTCGCTTCGCCGCCCCCTTGATCAGGGGCTACAGATATTGGGGTACCACCCAAGCCTTGAATGAATAGCGCGCTAACCGGATTTGAGATAACAATCTCTTACACAGACTGTAACTTGCTCTATCAAGCAGGTTTGGTGTTCATCACTAAAAGTTTACGCTGGGATTGTCGATGCTGGCTGCCCCTGCCACCGCAATTAACCCTTAGCTGTCATCTAGGAGCTGTAGGAGGCAGAGAATCGCCAGTAGAATCGCCAAGATCTAGGACAGAACCTAGGGACTAAGACTGTCCTGGCATATCCAGCAACACCTCATCGGTTCCTTGGTGGGCAGTTTTCACCCACTTCAGCCGTTTGGGGCGTACCGAAATGCGTGCCGTGGTGCTGGCGACCACCAGCAGCCAATGCATCATGTAGAGAGTACCGCGTAGGGATTGTACAGCCGTACGCCACAGCGGCATCTCGGGACGCAATAGGGGCGATCGCTCACTGCCCAAGGCTTCTTCTCTGAGTCGATAATCACTGCTGTGGATGCGGCGCAGACCGATCACCATGCCAAAGAGTGAGAGCAGCACCGTCATTCCCGTTAATGGGCTGAGCAGCGGTGGGCTACTGCGGGCGATCGCCATCAGCGTATCGGGAACTGCCGCCGTGGGCAGCAGATACTGCATGAGCCAGAAAACCAGCAAATCAATGGTTTTGCCGACGCCCAAACGATTGCGAGACATGAGTCGCCAATAGTCTAGATAGCGCTGATAGCCGCCCTCTGCCCAGCGACTGCGTTGATGCCAAAGCGCGATCGCCTGGGTGACGCCCTCTTCTTCCACTGCCGGCACCATCAGAAAATCAATATCCCAGCGGTCGAAATGCAGTCTGAGAGTGAGATCTAGGTCATCGGTGATGGTTTCTTCATTCCATCCGCCGCAGCTATCCAACGCCTGCCGCCGCACAAATTGACCATTGCCTCGCAGTTCGCCCACGCCGCCAATGGCAATGCGCTGCTGCTGGAAATAGCTATCCAACGCCATTTCTGCTACCTGACCCAGGATCCAAAAATTCCGAGGCCGGGGATGCCCCTCATTTCCCTGCAACACGGCCTTGCGCACCTGCACCGCTCCCACCTGCGGACGGTCGAATAGCGGTATCACCCGGCGTAGGAGATCCATGGGTACTTGAGCATCGGCATCAAATACCGCAATGAATTCACCTTTAACCTGGGGATAGACTTGGTTCAAAGCCCCTGATTTGCCGCCACCGGCATCGGCTGGACGGTGTACCACATGGAGCCGGGGATAGTTCAGAGCGAGCTGATCCAACAGTTCCGGTGTGCGATCGGTGCTGTAATCATCAATGATCCACAGGTCGTAGCGATCGCTGGGATAGTCTAGGTTGCAGAGCGATCGCACCAGAGAACCCACCACCGCCTCTTCATTTTTGGCCGAGACCATCAGCGAGACATAGGGATAATCATCAGGATTGTCATGGGTGAGGGCCGAGGGTACCGACCGCGGGCGAGCCACGATCAGGCGCAGGGTATGCAGCCCCACCAGCAGGGTCAGCCCTAGAACAAACCAAATGCCCCAGGAAACTAAATGAAGCGTAATCGTCACTGCCCATACGGCTGATAGGGCGATCGCGGCTTTGGGGCGACGTCCTGCCAGACCTCGTTCAAAGGATGCCTTGAGGTTGCCAGGGTGAACGTCATCGATCATAAAAGACTCCAAGGGTGCCAATGGGTCACGTTGATTGGACGGCTCAACAGGTTGAGAGGGCGGATCAGACCAGGAATTCTCCGGCATAGGTCTTGAATTACGGGATGAGTGAACAGTGCTGGACTGACGCAGAAGCACGCAAGCCTCAAGGGTGAAGCATCTGGAGGAGACTCACCCTCGATCGATCTCACGACGCCAGTCTGGCAAGCGGTTGACGGGAAATCTGAGAGAATGACCCAAATCACCGTTGCCCAATTGTGCCATAGCTTACTATTGTGACCGTTACGATGGATGCCGTGGCGATCGCCCCCTTTTCACCCATGAGTTCCTTCATCCATCATAAAGTTTTGTGTTGATGGCAGTTGGCCCGGAAGACCTAGGGAGCAGGTCGCGAAAAAAGTCGAAAATAGAGCGATCGCCCCCATTCCTTGAGCGGAAACACCAAGTAGGTGAGGGGATTAATCGTCACAATAATGGTGCGCACATCCCGCTTGGCCAGGAAAACAACCATGCGGGCCACCCATCTCGGCGACATGATCCCCACAGGGTTGAGGTTACTTTTGAACGGCCCCAAGACAATTTTGCGAATGATACAGGGAGCATCCAGCCGTCGCAGGGTAATTAGATCTCCAATCAAACGCTTTGAAATTTCGTAGAGAGGGCTAAAGGCTGGGCTCACCTCCGCCTCTGATGTGTTGATCCAAAGCTCCTTGGTGGCCCGGTCGGTGGAGTCATTCACCGTACTCATGAACACATTGGCTAGCCGCCATGCCGACAGGGCATTGACCTCTAGAGAGGCTTGGACGCCCTCTGGGGTGCGATCGCCATGGACATTGAGCCCGTGATTAATAATCAAAATATCAACTTGCTTGAGGCGATCGCGCAGCTGATCCTCGTCACCAATCTGCCAAGATACGACCTTCATGCGATCGGTCTCGGTGAGGCGATCGGAGGAGGTGAGGGCAATGGTTTTTGCCCCTTGGCGAATGAGTTCTTGGATCAGGGACTGCCCCATGGATCCCGATGCGCCCGTAACCGCAACCACCTTGCCTTTCAGCGATAAGCTTGTTCCCAACACTTTATCCACCACCGTCAAATATCCCGAGAAGTAGGCATTCCCTTGATCAAAGTGGTGCCGCCAGTGATACGTGCGATTGACCGCCCACACCGAGGGAATTTGGGTAAGGTCGCCGGGCTCGTGGGTGAGATCTGTCCACATCCCGTATCCCTGAGAACGAGCGATCGCCCCTGCCATAAAGCCTAGCGCATAGAGACTGCCCAGAAGCATAGCTGGCTGATGGCTGGCCCATGCCACCAACGCTGTTACGGCAAACATCACCAGGGATTCTGGCACATCGTTGTAAAGCTGAGAGCGACGATAGACGTCAAGGTTGGCAATACTCAGATCACGACGGTAGGCACGATGATGCAACATGTGCAGTGACTGCAGGGGTGGCCAGTAGTGACCAGCAACATGGTAGACATCACGAACCAGCTCCGCAAGCACAATAGAGCCAAGCCCAAGCCCAACTGGAAAGACGAGTGAAAACAGATTCATTGCAAAACGATTATGAATGCGTAATTTAACATGGTGAATGAAAATCGTTAGGCAGGTTTATGCCGTAGCTAACGAGTTGAACCATGACGGATAGACCCATCCCGCCTCCACAGATCAAAACCTGATCGCTGTCTGTATTAGACCTCATTAGACCTAGTAATTAGATCTAGCGGAAGACGGCTAGCGCTTTTTAAAATCCCTCCCCCAACCTGGGAGAGGGATGGCGGGCAGGCAAGATTGTAGTGACAACGGCCTGGATGAATCCAGCCGTTAGGTCGATCTATCCCATGGCATGGTCACCTGTCTTCAAGAATCTCATGCTTAACGCCAGATGCCCATCTTTTTCCTGCCTATCTTCTGAAGAGATAGGAGAGCGATCGCAAAACGACTTTCCGATGCAGGAAGTACCGGCGTCTTGAGGTATCTGCGACTCTCAAAAGACAGCATGGATACATGGATACCAGGAAACTCTCAATGACCTAAAGTTCCTGAATGCTATGTATAGTGTTTCTCAAAGCCCGTGACGAGGATTGAACTCGTGACCTCACCCTTACCAAGGGTGTGCTCTACCACTGAGCCACACGGGCAGTTCTTTCGCCAATCTCATGATAGCAACT from Leptolyngbya sp. CCY15150 encodes:
- a CDS encoding bifunctional sterol desaturase/short chain dehydrogenase, whose amino-acid sequence is MNLFSLVFPVGLGLGSIVLAELVRDVYHVAGHYWPPLQSLHMLHHRAYRRDLSIANLDVYRRSQLYNDVPESLVMFAVTALVAWASHQPAMLLGSLYALGFMAGAIARSQGYGMWTDLTHEPGDLTQIPSVWAVNRTYHWRHHFDQGNAYFSGYLTVVDKVLGTSLSLKGKVVAVTGASGSMGQSLIQELIRQGAKTIALTSSDRLTETDRMKVVSWQIGDEDQLRDRLKQVDILIINHGLNVHGDRTPEGVQASLEVNALSAWRLANVFMSTVNDSTDRATKELWINTSEAEVSPAFSPLYEISKRLIGDLITLRRLDAPCIIRKIVLGPFKSNLNPVGIMSPRWVARMVVFLAKRDVRTIIVTINPLTYLVFPLKEWGRSLYFRLFSRPAP
- a CDS encoding glycosyltransferase family 2 protein — protein: MIDDVHPGNLKASFERGLAGRRPKAAIALSAVWAVTITLHLVSWGIWFVLGLTLLVGLHTLRLIVARPRSVPSALTHDNPDDYPYVSLMVSAKNEEAVVGSLVRSLCNLDYPSDRYDLWIIDDYSTDRTPELLDQLALNYPRLHVVHRPADAGGGKSGALNQVYPQVKGEFIAVFDADAQVPMDLLRRVIPLFDRPQVGAVQVRKAVLQGNEGHPRPRNFWILGQVAEMALDSYFQQQRIAIGGVGELRGNGQFVRRQALDSCGGWNEETITDDLDLTLRLHFDRWDIDFLMVPAVEEEGVTQAIALWHQRSRWAEGGYQRYLDYWRLMSRNRLGVGKTIDLLVFWLMQYLLPTAAVPDTLMAIARSSPPLLSPLTGMTVLLSLFGMVIGLRRIHSSDYRLREEALGSERSPLLRPEMPLWRTAVQSLRGTLYMMHWLLVVASTTARISVRPKRLKWVKTAHQGTDEVLLDMPGQS
- a CDS encoding ShlB/FhaC/HecB family hemolysin secretion/activation protein — translated: MVQRLSVWMSGLAIAAMGMPQEAIAAPIVPQPQEPLDTQVFSPSTLPSELLPTPGMPQSLTPLDSAAELSPVYVAQQSDPDDRFLQEPPDLTLPDADEPVLQPEVDPSPPTGLPSQPDVQFPIRTLEVLGSTIFDQQDFAPIIQPLENQTVTLTDLQQAADAITQLYLDDGYLTSRAILVDQPITDGVVRIQVVEGSLAEIQIEGLQRLRQSYVRDRIELGAGTPLQAEQLEEQLRLLRADPLFDNIEASLRASGEVGQSVLIVRVDEASPWFGGASVDNYSPPSVGSERVGADIGHRNITGLGDSLSLSYDRTTRDGAHIFDINYRMPLNPMNGTLALRTVIDRNEIVQSPFDEFGIRGESERYEISFRQPLVRSTREEFALSLGFSHKDGQTFLFNNIPQPFGIGPDEDGTSRTSVFRLGQDYVRRDVAGAWALRSQFNIGVELLNATTNSSPVPDSRFVSWLGQVQRVQRLGDDHLIILQADLQLSPDSLLASEQFVIGGGQSVRGFRQNARSGDNGFRVSLEDRITLTRNASGLSVFQLAPFIDMGAVWNHPDNPNTLPEQTFLVGAGLGALWELVPNLNLRFDYALPLIDLSDRGNNFQDDGLYFSVDYRF